Proteins from a single region of Harpia harpyja isolate bHarHar1 chromosome 14, bHarHar1 primary haplotype, whole genome shotgun sequence:
- the ARPP19 gene encoding cAMP-regulated phosphoprotein 19 — translation MSAESPEPASAEEQKEMEDKVISPEKVEEAKLKARYPHLGQKPGGSDFLRKRLQKGQKYFDSGDYNMAKAKMKNKQLPTAAPDKTEVTGDHIPTPQDLPQRKPSLVASKLAG, via the exons ATGTCTGCCGAGAGCCCCGAGCCCGCCTCGGCCGAGGAGCAgaag GAAATGGAGGATAAGGTGATCAGCCCAGAAAAAGTTGAAGAAGCAAAATTGAAAGCAAGATATCCTCATCTGGGCCAGAAGCCAGGAGGCTCAGACTTCTTGAGGAAGAGGCTTCAAAAAGGA CAAAAATACTTTGATTCTGGTGATTACAACATGGCAAAAGCAAAGATGAAGAATAAGCAACTGCCTACTGCAGCTCCTGACAAGACAGAAGTCACTGGTGACCATATTCCTACTCCACAAGATCTTCCACAGCGGAAACCATCTCTTGTTGCTAGCAAGCTGGCTGGCTGA